The Mycolicibacterium cosmeticum sequence CCGCACGCCAGGGATCTGGGCCTGCACGTGATCGTGGCCCGCCGGTCCGGTGGGGCCGCGCGGGCACTGTTCGATCCACTGCTGGCCGCGGTGCGTGAACTCGGCGGCGCCGGCCTGATGATGAGCGCGGGACCGGAAGAGGGGGTGTTACTGGGCTCCACCCGGCCGGTTCGGCTGCCGCCCGGCCGGGCGACGCTGAGTGTCCGCGGGGCACCGGATGAACGGGTCCAGATCGCCTGGGCCGACCCACCATGACCACCACCCCAGTCGTTTTCGGTCCGGCGACCGTGCGCGGCCCCTGCCCGGTGCCGGCCGAGCCGGTGCGGGCCGCGCTGGCCGCGCTGGACGACCGGCACACCGTCGTCGACGATCGTGCGGTCGAGGTGGACGCCGTGCTGGGTGAGATCCTCGGCACCACCCTGGGTGACACCCGCCACGACATCGTTCTCATCTGCCCCGGCTGGTGGCCCGCCACCAGATTGGATCGGGTCCGCGCCGCGGCGGCCGGACTCAGCCCGGAAGTGCTTGTGCTGCAACGGCCACAGGTGTACCGGCGGGCGCACCCCGATGTCGAGGTGCTCGTCGAGATCGCCGAGGAATTCGTCGTCGCGGGCCCCTTGACCGACGGACCCCACACACCGGCGTTGGTGGTACCGCGGCAGGGCGATACGGCGGAGGCGGTGGTGTCGGGCCTCGGTGAACCGGCCTCGGTGCTCGTCGACGTGCCCACCGCGGTGACCGGTGGGCGCACCGTCGCAACCGATATCGCCGCCCGGCTGCGTCGCGGCGGCACCGACGCCACCATCACCGGCGACCACCAGCTGTCCCGGGCCGCCACCGGGTGGGCCGATACCACGGCGGCGATCAAGGCGGTCGGCGACGCACGGCGGCGCAGGCTGCCCTGGATCGTGGCCGCCGGGCTGCTGGCGGTAGCGGCGACCACGCTGGCACTGCGTGACGAATCGGACGGTGGCGCAACGGTATCGGTGGTCGAAGGCCGGGTGGCGGCCAGGGTGCCGGCCGGCTGGACCGTCGAACGGATCACCGCGGGAACGGGTTCGCGCCGGGTGCAAGCCGTCGAGCCGGGCGGCAACCGTGCCGTGCTCATCGTGCAGTCCCGGGCCGAAGCCGACCTGGCCGCGACGGCGGCGACGCTGGACACCGCGCTGCAACGGCAGGATCCCACCGTGTTCACCGCGCTGCGGACCACGGCCCAGCGTGGCGGCCGGACCGTCATCGGTTACACCGAGACCAGAGCCGGACGGGAAATCGACTGGGCCGTCTTCCTCGACGGCGCCGTGCGGATTGCCGTGGGATGTCAGAGCCCGCCGGGTCAGACCGCGCAGATCAGGGCCGCCTGCGACGAGGTGATCCGGTCCGCGCACGCGATTTCGTGACGTGGCGGGAACCGAACCGGCGTCGCCGGCGTCCAATCACAGTAACGGCACCCAACGAGAGGACGGCAGATGGCTTCGCTCAACACCGATTTCGATCTCATGCACGCGGTCGCGGGGCAGATCGACAACCGCAACGAGGACATCCGGGCGATGCTCGCAGCGTTCATCGGCCGGATGGGTTCGGTCCCGCCGTCGGTGTGGGGTGGCGCCGCGGCGCTGCGTTTCCGCGAGGTCGTCGACCGGTGGAACGCCGAAGCGCTGGCACTGCACACCGCCCTGGCCCGCATCGCCGACACCATCCGACTCAACGAACGCACCCTGCGCGAGGCCGGTGAGAGTCACTCGCAGCAGATCGGCGCCGTCATCAACCACCTGTGAGGAGCCATCATGGACAGCACGCTTTCCTACAATTTCGACGAGATCGAGTATTCGGTGCGTCAGGACATCCACACCACCTCGGCCCGGCTGAGCGCGGCGCTGGAGGATCTGCGCGCTCAGATCGCCCCGCTGCAGCAGATCTGGACCCGCCAGGCAGCCGAGGCCTACCGGGACGAACAGCTGCGCTGGGATCAGTCGGCGTCGGCACTGCAAGACATCCTGTTCCGGCTGGGCAACGCCGTGCGCGCCGGTGCGGATGAGATCGCCGCGACCGACCGGCAGGCCGCCAACGCGTGGGGGCGCTGAGGTGCAGGGCGGCGACATGACAAACGCATTCAAATGTCCTGTCCGCCATGCCACTCCCGGTGGCCGGATTCCGCGATCCTCTCGGGTTCGTGCCGGTCGGCGCGGATTGGCGCTATGGTGTGGGGTGCGGCCGAGGCAGTGAGGCGACCGGTCGTGATCGGGAGCGTGATCATTTGTGAGGACGACCAAGGGTCCGAGTGCTCGGGAGCTGCGTGCTGTGCACGAACTCTTCCTGGCCGGAGAGGTCGATGTCACTGAGCTGGAACCCACGACGGTGCGGCCCGTCGTTGCCAAGAGCTGGCAGCGCAGCCTCGCCAAGGGGGTTGACCCGGATTTCGACCGGGCCCGGCCCGCGGCGGTGGCGTCCGGCATCGCGAAGTTGCGTGATTCGCATCCGCTGGCGCCCGCGCTCCCCGTCATCCGCCGGCTCCTCGTCGACGACGCGGTGGATGCGGGTGTCGTCGTCGCGGTGACCTCGGCCGACGGCACCCTGCTGTGGGTGGAAGGCGACCCGAAAGCCCGCCGCAAAGCCGAACAGATGAACTTCGTGCCGGGTGCGGACTGGAGCGAGCGCAGTGCGGGGACCAACGCACCGGGCACGGCGCTGGCCCTGGACCGGGAACTGCAGATCCGCGGATCGGAGCATTTCTCCCGCGTCGTGCAGCCGTGGAGTTGCACCGCGACGCCGCTGCACGACCCCGACACCGGTGCGCTGCTCGGCGCCATCGACCTGACCGGCGGTCCCCAGGCGGCGTCGTCGCAGACCTTGGCGCTGGTCAGGGCGACCGCGCTGGCGGTCGAGAGCCACCTCGCGCTGCTGCGGTTGACGGGATGCGCGCCGGAACCGGCCACCCGCAAGCCGCACCTGGTGGTGCTGGGTTCCGACCGGCCGCGCTGGGTGACCACCGATGTGTACGGCCACCTGCGGGCCACCATGCTCACCGGCCGGCACGCCGACATCCTGGTACTGCTCAGCCGGCACCCCGAAGGCCTGTCCGCCGACCACCTGGCCGTCCTGCTCGACGACAAGGACCTGGACGTCGTGACGGTCCGGGCCGAGATGTCCCGGTTGCGCAAGGTCATCGGTGCCGAGTACCTGGCGTCCCGGCCGTACCGGCTGCTGGTGCCCATCACCACCGATATCGGCGAGGTGTTCGACGCGCTCGATCTCGGCGACGTCGAGGCCGCGCTGAACGCCTATCACGGCCCGTTGCTACCGCAGTCGGTGTCGCCGTCGATCGCCCGGCTACGCATGCAGGTGTCCGCGAGCATGCGGGGTGCGGTGCTGGCCGAGTGTTCGCGGGGCGACATGGCACCCCTGCGGCGTTGGCTGGAGATGCCGGAAGGGCGCGATGACCGGGAAGGCTGGGAGGCGCTGCGCAACAGCGCGTCGATCGACCCGGTCGGCCGCGCCCAGGCCGGCGGTCACCTGGCCGGACTCGATTTCGAACTGGGCTGACCGCGCCGGTTGCAACGGTGCTGCAACCCTGCTCTTCGTACATTGAGTGACGACCGACACATTTTCGTCGTCCTGATGCAGGAGAGATACCCATGACGGTGTATGCACGCCCGGGCGCTGAGGGCGCTTTGATGTCTTTCAAGTCTCGTTATGAGAATTTCATCGGGGGGCAGTGGGTGGCGCCTGTTGGGGGCCGGTATTTCGAGAATCGGACGCCGGTGACGGGGCAGGTGTTTTGTGAGATTCCGCGTTCGGATGAGGCCGATGTGGAGGCGGCGTTGGATGCTGCGCATGCGGCGGCGCCGGGGTGGGGTAAGTCCAGCCCGGCGCAGCGGGCGGTGTTGTTGAACAAGATCGCTGATCGGATCGAGGAGAATCTGGAGTCGATCGCGTTGGCGGAGTCCTGGGATAACGGGAAGCCGATCCGGGAGACGCTGAATGCCGATATTCCGTTGGCGATCGATCATTTCCGGTATTTCGCGGGGGCGATCCGCGCGCAGGAGGGCACGCTCTCGGAGATCGATGAGGACACGGTGGCGTATCACTTCCATGAGCCGTTGGGGGTGGTAGGGCAGATCATTCCGTGGAATTTCCCGATTTTGATGGCGGTGTGGAAGTTGGCGCCGGCGTTGGCGGCCGGGAATGCGGTGGTGCTCAAGCCGGCCGAGCAGACCCCGGCTTCGATTCTGTTCTTGTTCGAGTTGATCGGGGATTTGTTGCCGGCGGGGGTGGTCAACATTGTGAACGGGTTCGGGGTGGAGGCCGGTAAGCCGTTGGCGTCCTCGAACCGGATCGCCAAGATCGCGTTCACCGGGGAGACGACCACGGGCCGGTTGATCATGCAGTACGCCAGCCAGAACCTGATCCCGGTCACGTTGGAGTTGGGGGGTAAGTCGCCGAATATTTTCTTCAACGATGTGTTGGCCGAGAATGATGCGTATCAGGACAAGGCGTTGGAGGGGTTCACGATGTTCGCCCTGAATCAGGGTGAGGTGTGCACGTGCCCGTCGCGCAGTCTGATTCAGGCCGACATCTACGACGAATTCCTCGCACTCGCCGCGGTCCGGACGAAGGCGGTGCGGCAGGGGGATCCGTTGGATACCGAGACGATGATCGGGGCGCAGGCCTCCAATGATCAGTTGGAGAAGATTCTGTCCTATATCGAGATCGGTAAGAGTGAGGGTGCGCAGGTGGTGACCGGGGGTGAGCGCGCGCAGCTCGGGGGTGATCTCAATGGTGGTTATTATGTGGCGCCCACGATTTTCACCGGGAACAACAAGATGCGGATTTTCCAGGAGGAGATTTTCGGGCCGGTGGTGGCGGTGACGTCGTTCACTGATTATGAGGATGCGATCTCGTTGGCCAATGACACCCTGTACGGGTTGGGGGCCGGGGTGTGGAGCCGCAACGGTAACACCGCGTATCGGGCCGGGCGTGATATCAAGGCCGGTCGGGTGTGGACGAACTGCTATCACCAGTACCCCGCCCATGCCGCATTCGGTGGGTACAAGCAGTCCGGTATTGGTCGGGAAAACCACCATATGATGCTCGATCACTACCAGCAGACCAAGAACCTGCTGGTCAGCTACAGCGAAACCGCCGCCGGCTTCTTCTGATCCATGACACCTCGGGTCCTGATCACTCGACCGGCCGGGGAGCTGTTGGTTCACCTGCAGAAACGCCACGGCCCGTTGATGTTTCACCAGTCCGGTGCGGGCGGCGACGGTTCGTCGCCGATGTGTTACCTGGTGGGCGAGTTCCCGATCGGCGACAGCGACGTGCTGCTCGGCATGCTCGACGTGGTCTCCGAACGCCAACCGTTCGGGGTCCCGGTGTGGGTGTCCGGCCCGCAGTACCCGGTCTGGGAGCACACCCAGATGGTCATCGACGTCGTCGCGGGCCGGGGAGCCGGGTTTAGCCTCGAAGCCGGAGAAGGCGTGCGATTCTTGTCGCGGGCCCGCATCGTCAGCGGGCTGGAGAACACGACATGCGGTGCGGAAGAACCCGATCAGACTCGGGCTCAACACCTTAACGGTTAGGAGCAGCGTTGCCCGATTTCGTCGCAGCCATAGACCAGGGCACCACGAGCACCCGCGCCATGATCTTCGATCATGCCGGTGCCGAGGTGGGGCGCCATCAGCTCGAACACGAGCAGATCCTGCCCCAGGCCGGCTGGGTGGAACACAACCCGGTGGAAATCTGGGAACGCACGGCGTCGGTGCTGACCTCGGTGCTCAACAACACCAACCTGCAGCCGGACGACATTGCGGCGCTGGGCATCACCAACCAGCGCGAAACGTCGCTGGTGTGGAACAAGCACACCGGCAGGCCGTACTACAACGCCATCGTGTGGCAGGACACCCGCACCGACCGGATCGCCTCGGCGCTGGACCGCGACGGCCGCGGCGACGTCATCCGCCGCAAGGCGGGTCTACCGCCGGCCACCTACTTCTCCGGCGGCAAGATCCAGTGGATCCTGGAAAACGTCGACGGCGTGCGGGAGGCGGCCGAGAAGGGTGACGCCATCTTCGGCACCAGCGACAGCTGGGTGGTGTGGAACCTGACCGGCGGTCCTCGTGGTGGCGTCCACGTCACCGACGTCACCAACGCCAGCCGCACCATGCTGATGAACCTGGAAACCCTGGACTGGGACGACGAACTGTTGTCCTTCTTCGGCATTCCGCGGCAGATGCTGCCGCAGATCCGGCCGTCCTCGTCCCCGGAGCCGTACGGGACCACGCTGGCCACCGGACCGATGGGCGGCGAAGTGCCGGTGACCGGCATCCTCGGCGATCAACAGGCCGCGATGGTCGGCCAGGTGTGCCTGTCGGCCGGTGAAGCCAAGAACACCTACGGCACAGGCAACTTCCTGCTGCTCAACACCGGTGAGAAGATCGTGCGCTCGGACAACGGGCTGCTGACCACCGTGTGCTACCAGTTCGGGGATGCCAAACCGGTGTACGCCCTCGAAGGGTCCATCGCCGTGACGGGTTCGGCGGTGCAGTGGCTGCGCGACCAACTGGGCATCATCAGCGGTGCCGCGCAGAGCGAGGCGCTGGCCAGGCAGGTCGCCGACAACGGCGGCGTGTACTTCGTGCCGGCGTTCTCCGGACTGTTCGCGCCGTACTGGCGGTCGGACGCCCGCGGCGCCATCGTCGGGCTGTCGCGGTTCAACACCAACGCACACGTGGCGCGCGCGACGCTGGAGGCGATCTGCTACCAGAGCCGCGATGTCGTCGACGCGATGGAGGCCGACTCCGGCGTGCACCTGGAGGTGCTCAAGGTGGACGGCGGGATCACCGCCAACGAGTTGTGCATGCAGATCCAGGCCGACGTGCTGGGTGTCGACGTGGTGAAACCCGTTGTGGCCGAGACGACCGCGCTCGGTGCCGCCTATGCCGCGGGGCTGGCCGTCGGTTTCTGGAGCGATCCGTACGACCTGCGGGCCAATTGGCAGGAGGACAAACGCTGGTCGCCGTCGTGGTCGGAAGACCAGCGGGCGCAAGGCTACGCGGGCTGGCAGAAGGCTGTTTCGCGGACCCTGGACTGGGTGGACGTGTCCTGATCCGGCACCGACCCCGGCGCAGCGCGCCGGGGTCGGCCGGTTCTAGAGGGCGGCGACGCCGGCCTCGGCCACGCTGACATCCTGGTCGACACTCCCGGCGCTCACGCCGATCGCGCCGACCACCACACCGTCGACCGTCAGCGGGATGCCACCGCCGAAGATGACCAAGCCGCCACAGGTCTGTTCCAGCCCATAGAGTTCCGCGCCGGGCTGGACGATTGCGGTGAGCGCGCCGGTGGGCGCGTTCATCAGAATCGACGTGCGCGCCTTGCGGATCGAGATGTCGATGCTGGCCTTGATGGCACCATCCATCCTGACGAACGCCACCAGATGACCACCGTCGTCGACGACGGCGATGTTCATCGGCTGCCCGATCTCGCGGGCCTTCTCGATCGCGGCCTCGACCACTCGGGTGGCGTCGGGCAGGCTGATGGATGTCATGAACAGACCTTTCGAATCGGTTTTCCTGCAGGGACTTTGACGTTCGCGGGGTGCAGTGACCCACCGTCGATCATAATGGCCGGGAATACCGCGGTCAGGTGTTTGCGCCCCGGCCGGTGTCCGGCTGCCAGAACCTGACCAAAAGCTCACCCTTCGATCAGTAAGTGGGCAGTAACCCGCGGAATTCACCCTTTCCCGGCACGGCGCACAAAGACTGTGCGACAGAACCTTTGGCGGCCGAGGAAGGGTGTGTCCGTGTCGAATATCGACATCTTCGTCTGGGAGTTCCTGGGCACCGCGGTGCTGTGCCTGCTCGGGAACGGCTCGGTGGCCGCGGTGGTACTGAAGAACTCGTTCTCGCACGGCGGAGGCGGCGACTGGGTGGTCATCGTGGTCGGCTGGGGCTTCGCCGTGTTCGCCGGCGCCAGCATCGCCGGTCCGTCCGGGGCCCACATCAACCCCGCCGTCACCCTCGCGGTCGCCATGTCCGGCGGGGTGCCCTGGTCGTCGGTCCCGGTGTACTGGGCGGCGCAGCTGCTGGGCGGCTTCGTCGGCGCCTGGTTGTGCTGGGCCGCATTCAAACTGCAATTCGACAACATGGACGACAACTCCGGTACCCGCGGGATCTTCTGCACCTCGCCGGCCGTGCGGGGCATCCCGTGGAACATCGTCACCGAGGTGATCGCCACGTTTGTGCTGGTGTTCTGGATCCTGACCAACCCGCAGATCAACACGAGCCTGGGCTACGCGGCGGTGTCGTTCGTGGTCATCACCATCGGCTTCGGGCTCGGCGGCCCCACCGGCTACGCCATCAACCCGGCCCGTGACCTCGGGCCGCGGCTGGCCTACGCGCTGATGCCGATCAAGGGCAAGGCCAACGCCGGTTGGGACTACGCCTGGGTGCCGGTGGTGGCCCCGTTGATCGGTGCCGCCGTGGCTGCCGGGCTGGCCGGGCTGCTTCCCGGATAGCGCCCCCGGCGCGCCCAATTCCGACGTTCTGCACGCACTTTCGGGTGCCGACCCACCAGAACGTCGGATTTCGGGTGTACCAGGGCGGGTCAGCCGCTCAATTGCGCGGCCAGCGGACGGTCGGCACGCCCCGGCACGAAACCCGCCACCGCACCGATGACGGTGGTCGCCGGCGGCCGCACCGCCGCCGAGCGCGCGGCCGCGGCGATCGTCGCCAGATCCGCCCGGATCACCCGCTGGCCGGCCAGCGTGCCGTCGGCGATCACGGCCGCCGGGGTGCCCGCGGCCAACCCGCCGTCCAACAACGCGCGGGTGATCTCGCCGAGGTTGGCCACCGCCATCATCAGCACGATCGTGGTGTTCGCCCGCGCCAGCGCGGCATAGTCCACCGTGCAATCCGGATGCTCGGGCGGCACATGGCCGGACACCACGGTGAAGCCCTGGGTGAGGCCGCGATGGGTGACCGGGATCAACGCCGCCGCGGGCGCGGCGATTGCCGAGCTGACACCGGGAATCACCTCGACGGTGATCCCGGCCCGTGCGCATTCGTCGGCCTCCTCACCGCCGCGGCCGAACACGAACCCGTCGCCGCCCTTGAGTCGCACCACCGTGCGCCCGGCGCGGGCGTGCTCGATCAACATCGCGTTGATATCGCCCTGCTCGGTCCGGCGGCCGCCAGGAATCTTCGACACGTCGACGATCTGTGCCTGCGGCGCAAGCTCGTTGAGCACACCCACCGGCGCCAGCCGGTCGGCGACCACCACGTCGGCACGGCCGAGGGCATCCCGGCCGGCCACGGTGAGCAGCCCCGGATCACCGGGCCCACCGCCGACCACGATCACCCGTCCGGACCGTTCCCGGTCGGGACGCACCTCGGGTTCGTCGGCGACGACGCAGAACAGCCCCTGCAGGCGGGCGAGTTCGGCGATGGTGCGATCGGTCGCGGCGACACCGGTATGCGCGAACAGCAGTTCGGCCATGTCGAGATCGGTTGCCTCGAAATCGCGCTGCCGCAACGTGATCAGGCCGCGATCGGCGAGATCGGACAGGTACGCGGCGGGCCGGGCCGATATCACGGTCACCGCGGCCCCGGCCGACACCAGCGCGCCGACGACGGCCAGTGCGCGGTCGTTCGATCCGGCCACCGTCACCGCGCGTCCGCGCACCGGCAGGCGCAGCGCGATATCGCCGCCCGCGCCGTCAGCCATGGCGCCCCCGCAGCACGGTGGCCACCAGGGCGGCCCGGCTGTGCACCCCGAACTTGTCCATGATGTTGTGCAGATGGAACTTCACCGTCGCCTCCGAGATGAACAGCGTGGCGGCGATCGCCCGGTTGTCCAGACCGTTGGTGAGCAGGCCCAGCACTTCCCCCTCGCGGCGGGTGAGCAGGCGTGCGTAACCCGGTTCGGCCTGGGCCCGCAGTTCGGTGATGAGGGTGTCGGCGCTGCGCGCGTCGAGTGCGCTGCGGCCGTCGATCACCCGGTCGATGGTGTCGAGCAGATCGGCCGACGGGGACCGGCGGTCCACCACGCCGTCGACCCCGGCCCGGATCAGCGGGAGGGCGGGTTCGCGGGGGTCGTCACCGTCGATCACCGCCACCACCTTGGGTGCCGGATCGAGTTCGGTGAGCAGCGCCGGCAGCTCGCCGGCCGCTTCGGCGCCCACCACCAGCAGGTCGGGGGCCAGCGCGCGCAACCGTTCCGCTAGGCCGGGACCGTGCTCGAGGTCGGCGACCAGTGCGATGGCGTCCCCCTGCCCGGCGACGTGCATCAGGCCGTGCCTGAGCAACTCGTCGTTCATCACGAATACCGTGCGCACCGGGTCTGGCTTGGCGAAAGTAGCTGGTGCGCGGTCGATTTCGGGCGACCGATCGATACCCGCGCCGCGCCTGCCCGGCTCCGGTGGTGCGTAGCGCGTCTGTGACCAGCCCATGGTCGACCTCCGTCCTGCCGCTGAGCGGCGAATGCTAATGCCGGCAGCGTTGCACCGGGGTTGCAAAGAGACGAAGTCAGTCGGCGCCGCCCGGCTGTGACGTGACCAGCACACAGTCGCCGCACAGCCCCGACCGCGGCACCTGGTAGTACAGACAGCAGCTGCGCCGGGTGAACCGGTCGCCGGTGAAGCTGCCGCTGCCGGCCAGCGCTGCGGTGTGGAGCAGCGCCCGGACCAGGGCACGGCCCGCAACCAGCAGTTCGGGCCTGCTCATCCCGAGCACCGTCACCGCACCGTTGGCCGCCGAGGCGATATTGCCCAGGGTGACTCGGGTGGACAGCGCGAACAACCGATCCAGACGGGCGCCGAGGTCGATCAGCGCCGGCACCACGGTCGCCGCGATGGCATCCGCCGCGCCGGTGTCGGCCCAGTCCGGGCCCGTGACGGCGAACCGCGGGGTGTGGGTGAGCGACGGTTGCCAGCGCAGCGAGTGCAGGTCGAGCACGGGGACGGCCCCGAGGCACAGCGCCGCCCCGATCACCGGTGACAGCAGCCGTGCCGCCACACCCAGCTGGAACGACGACGCCGCCACCCGGACGGGGATCTGTTGCGGCGGGCAGCCGGACGCCGTCGTCATCGCCGCGTGCGTGCGCCGGACGTGATCGGTCAGCACGGTGTCGGTGAAAAGGTCTGCCAGTGAACACCATTCGGTGTCCGATACGGTTCCCTCCAGGGCGGGCAGCGTGAAGTACTCGCCGAGCCCGGCCAATCCGGCCAGCTCGGCGCCGCCCGGTGTGCCGCCGCCGCTCATGGTGGTTGCACGCTAGCGCCGCCGGCGCGGCGATGACCCGGGGATACCGCAGAACTGGCCGGACGGGGGAGTGGCAGACCTGGCCGAAAGGTGGGGCTGCCGCAACCGAAACGCGCTGACCTGCACATTTGGTGCCGCTGGTCGCTGCAACGTCGGTGCAACGTGACACGAGACACAATGGGCGGGTCGCGGCCAGTCCGTGTCACAAATTTGGATCGAGCAGTGATGGACCGAGATGACCCCTTCGAGCGGTCATCCCTCAACTGGGAGTAGTGCATGACGGAACCCACCCTGGACCCCGCGACCGACTACCCGCTCAGTGTCCACCGGCGCGATCTGCTGTTCACCCCCAACGGCAAATCCATCGAAGCCATCACGATCGACGCTGTGGTCGCCGGCGACATCGAGGCGACCGACCTGCGCATCACCCCCGACACGCTGCGCTTGCAGGCCCAGATCTCGGAGAAGGTGGGCCGGCCGCAGCTGGGGGCGAACCTGCGGCGCGCGGCCGAGATGACCGCCATCCCGGACGCCAGGGTGCTGGAGATCTACAACGCGTTGCGGCCGAACGCCTCGACCAAGGCCGAGCTCGAGGCCATCGCCGACGAACTGACCACCCGATATGACGCCGCGCACCTTGCCGCCCTGGTGCTCGAGGCGGCCGATGTCTACGAGCGCCGCGACATCCTGGCCACCAGCGAATAGGAGAACCGAATGACTGCAGTAGCTCCCCATCCGGCCGCCGTCCGGCAATCGCTGCGCACCCAGGCGCTGGAAGCGCGACCGGTCAATCTCGACGGTTTCGTCGAGGAGTGGCCCGAGGTCGGCATGGTGGCCATGGACAGCCCGTTCGATCCGGAACCCAGCGTCCGGGTGGAGAACGGCCTGATCGTCGAGATGGACGGCACCGTTCGCGCCGACTTCGACTTCATCGACCAGTTCATCGCCGACAAGGCGATCGACGTGGCCACCACCGAACAGTCCATGGCGATTCCGGCCGCCGAGATCGCCGGCATGCTCGTCGACCCGGGCGTCAGCCGGGACGAGGTCATCGCCGTCACCAAGGGCCTCACCCCCGCGAAGCTGTTGGCCGTCGCGAAGAACCTCAACATCGTCGAGATCATGATGGGCATGCAGAAGATGCGCGCCCGCCGCACCCCGGCGAACCAGGCGCACTGCACCAGCGCCCGGGACAACCCGCTGCAGGTGGCGTGTGAGGCCGCCGAGGCCACCCTGCGCGGATTCGCCGAGGTCGAAACCACTTTGGGTGTCGTCCGGTATGCGCCGCTGGTCGCCATGGCGCAGGCCATCGGGAGCCAGGCCGGTGCGGCCGGCGCCCAGACCCAGTGCGCCCTGGAAGAGGCCACCGAACTCGAACTCGGCATGCGCGGGATCACCGGGTACGCCGAGACCATTTCGGTGTACG is a genomic window containing:
- a CDS encoding type VII secretion-associated protein; the encoded protein is MTTTPVVFGPATVRGPCPVPAEPVRAALAALDDRHTVVDDRAVEVDAVLGEILGTTLGDTRHDIVLICPGWWPATRLDRVRAAAAGLSPEVLVLQRPQVYRRAHPDVEVLVEIAEEFVVAGPLTDGPHTPALVVPRQGDTAEAVVSGLGEPASVLVDVPTAVTGGRTVATDIAARLRRGGTDATITGDHQLSRAATGWADTTAAIKAVGDARRRRLPWIVAAGLLAVAATTLALRDESDGGATVSVVEGRVAARVPAGWTVERITAGTGSRRVQAVEPGGNRAVLIVQSRAEADLAATAATLDTALQRQDPTVFTALRTTAQRGGRTVIGYTETRAGREIDWAVFLDGAVRIAVGCQSPPGQTAQIRAACDEVIRSAHAIS
- a CDS encoding WXG100 family type VII secretion target encodes the protein MASLNTDFDLMHAVAGQIDNRNEDIRAMLAAFIGRMGSVPPSVWGGAAALRFREVVDRWNAEALALHTALARIADTIRLNERTLREAGESHSQQIGAVINHL
- a CDS encoding WXG100 family type VII secretion target, producing MDSTLSYNFDEIEYSVRQDIHTTSARLSAALEDLRAQIAPLQQIWTRQAAEAYRDEQLRWDQSASALQDILFRLGNAVRAGADEIAATDRQAANAWGR
- a CDS encoding helix-turn-helix domain-containing protein produces the protein MHELFLAGEVDVTELEPTTVRPVVAKSWQRSLAKGVDPDFDRARPAAVASGIAKLRDSHPLAPALPVIRRLLVDDAVDAGVVVAVTSADGTLLWVEGDPKARRKAEQMNFVPGADWSERSAGTNAPGTALALDRELQIRGSEHFSRVVQPWSCTATPLHDPDTGALLGAIDLTGGPQAASSQTLALVRATALAVESHLALLRLTGCAPEPATRKPHLVVLGSDRPRWVTTDVYGHLRATMLTGRHADILVLLSRHPEGLSADHLAVLLDDKDLDVVTVRAEMSRLRKVIGAEYLASRPYRLLVPITTDIGEVFDALDLGDVEAALNAYHGPLLPQSVSPSIARLRMQVSASMRGAVLAECSRGDMAPLRRWLEMPEGRDDREGWEALRNSASIDPVGRAQAGGHLAGLDFELG
- the adh gene encoding aldehyde dehydrogenase, whose translation is MTVYARPGAEGALMSFKSRYENFIGGQWVAPVGGRYFENRTPVTGQVFCEIPRSDEADVEAALDAAHAAAPGWGKSSPAQRAVLLNKIADRIEENLESIALAESWDNGKPIRETLNADIPLAIDHFRYFAGAIRAQEGTLSEIDEDTVAYHFHEPLGVVGQIIPWNFPILMAVWKLAPALAAGNAVVLKPAEQTPASILFLFELIGDLLPAGVVNIVNGFGVEAGKPLASSNRIAKIAFTGETTTGRLIMQYASQNLIPVTLELGGKSPNIFFNDVLAENDAYQDKALEGFTMFALNQGEVCTCPSRSLIQADIYDEFLALAAVRTKAVRQGDPLDTETMIGAQASNDQLEKILSYIEIGKSEGAQVVTGGERAQLGGDLNGGYYVAPTIFTGNNKMRIFQEEIFGPVVAVTSFTDYEDAISLANDTLYGLGAGVWSRNGNTAYRAGRDIKAGRVWTNCYHQYPAHAAFGGYKQSGIGRENHHMMLDHYQQTKNLLVSYSETAAGFF
- a CDS encoding DUF779 domain-containing protein, coding for MTPRVLITRPAGELLVHLQKRHGPLMFHQSGAGGDGSSPMCYLVGEFPIGDSDVLLGMLDVVSERQPFGVPVWVSGPQYPVWEHTQMVIDVVAGRGAGFSLEAGEGVRFLSRARIVSGLENTTCGAEEPDQTRAQHLNG
- the glpK gene encoding glycerol kinase GlpK, which translates into the protein MIFDHAGAEVGRHQLEHEQILPQAGWVEHNPVEIWERTASVLTSVLNNTNLQPDDIAALGITNQRETSLVWNKHTGRPYYNAIVWQDTRTDRIASALDRDGRGDVIRRKAGLPPATYFSGGKIQWILENVDGVREAAEKGDAIFGTSDSWVVWNLTGGPRGGVHVTDVTNASRTMLMNLETLDWDDELLSFFGIPRQMLPQIRPSSSPEPYGTTLATGPMGGEVPVTGILGDQQAAMVGQVCLSAGEAKNTYGTGNFLLLNTGEKIVRSDNGLLTTVCYQFGDAKPVYALEGSIAVTGSAVQWLRDQLGIISGAAQSEALARQVADNGGVYFVPAFSGLFAPYWRSDARGAIVGLSRFNTNAHVARATLEAICYQSRDVVDAMEADSGVHLEVLKVDGGITANELCMQIQADVLGVDVVKPVVAETTALGAAYAAGLAVGFWSDPYDLRANWQEDKRWSPSWSEDQRAQGYAGWQKAVSRTLDWVDVS
- a CDS encoding GlcG/HbpS family heme-binding protein — its product is MTSISLPDATRVVEAAIEKAREIGQPMNIAVVDDGGHLVAFVRMDGAIKASIDISIRKARTSILMNAPTGALTAIVQPGAELYGLEQTCGGLVIFGGGIPLTVDGVVVGAIGVSAGSVDQDVSVAEAGVAAL
- a CDS encoding MIP/aquaporin family protein, which produces MSNIDIFVWEFLGTAVLCLLGNGSVAAVVLKNSFSHGGGGDWVVIVVGWGFAVFAGASIAGPSGAHINPAVTLAVAMSGGVPWSSVPVYWAAQLLGGFVGAWLCWAAFKLQFDNMDDNSGTRGIFCTSPAVRGIPWNIVTEVIATFVLVFWILTNPQINTSLGYAAVSFVVITIGFGLGGPTGYAINPARDLGPRLAYALMPIKGKANAGWDYAWVPVVAPLIGAAVAAGLAGLLPG